A window of Christiangramia forsetii KT0803 contains these coding sequences:
- the priA gene encoding replication restart helicase PriA, with protein MPYFADLILPLPLENRFTYSLSQEEAEFIQPGMRLAVQFGKSRIYTGIVAEIHQNPPTIYEAKPIHQILDKKPLLTKEQLAFWKWIASYYLCAEGDVMRAALPGAFLLESESIVKLSKDTEIENEVLTDDEYLVVEALQRQSSMKIQEVEQLLDRKKVLPVINNLVAKNLVALNQEIYEQFKPKQVRYIKLNSIYEAEVEMHQLLDDLSRAPKQREIVLSYFSISAHSKKPLKVKELLNASGASNTVLKSLIDKKIFEEYYEETDRVVFSGEINQHEIILNKIQQKAFQELKDNFEERQVCLLHGVTSSGKTEIYIRLIEEAINKGKQALYLLPEIALTTQLIKRLQNYFGDKVLVYHSKYSVNERVEIYKKVLDNSEKGKIVIGARSCIFLPFQDLGLIVVDEEHESTFKQFDPAPRYHARDAAVVLANMFEANIVLGSATPSIESYFNAQHNKYSLVELNRRYGNVLMPEVEVVDIKTAHRKKKMTGHFSERLVEEIKESLTEEEQVILFQNRRGFSPILECNTCGHSPQCPNCDVSLTYHSHNNQLRCHYCGYHIAMQLQCMACGSNEVTTKGFGTEQVETELKALFPKSKIARMDQDTTRGKHAYEKIIQAFENHETDILIGTQMLTKGLDFRKVSLVGIMNADNLLNFPDFRAHERSFQLMLQVAGRSGRTKKRGKVLIQTYNPHHQIIQQVSTGDYLAMYKEQLEDRYQYQYPPYFRLIRLTLKCKDYSKTNEAADWLARALENVFDRYVLGPEFPPVARIRNEYYKNILIKIPQKRSLGKTKNMVHRILKSFNAIGAYRSVRVVVNVDPQ; from the coding sequence CAGGGATTGTCGCAGAAATCCACCAAAATCCACCCACAATATATGAAGCAAAACCAATACATCAGATCCTTGATAAGAAACCATTATTAACCAAAGAACAACTTGCTTTTTGGAAATGGATTGCAAGCTATTATTTATGTGCTGAGGGAGATGTAATGCGGGCTGCTTTGCCTGGGGCATTTTTACTGGAAAGCGAGAGTATCGTGAAGCTTTCGAAAGATACCGAAATAGAAAACGAAGTTTTAACTGATGATGAATACCTGGTTGTTGAAGCCTTGCAGCGACAATCATCGATGAAGATTCAAGAGGTAGAGCAATTACTGGATCGTAAAAAAGTATTACCGGTTATAAATAATCTGGTAGCGAAGAATCTGGTAGCTTTAAATCAGGAGATCTACGAACAATTCAAACCTAAGCAAGTAAGATATATAAAACTGAATTCGATTTACGAAGCTGAAGTTGAAATGCATCAGCTTCTGGACGATCTCTCAAGAGCACCAAAACAAAGAGAAATTGTATTGTCTTATTTTTCAATTTCAGCTCATTCAAAGAAGCCTCTCAAGGTAAAAGAGTTATTAAATGCTTCCGGAGCCAGTAATACGGTTTTAAAGAGCCTTATTGATAAGAAAATTTTTGAAGAATACTATGAAGAGACAGATAGGGTCGTTTTTTCAGGAGAAATCAATCAACATGAAATAATTCTCAATAAAATTCAGCAAAAAGCATTTCAGGAACTCAAGGATAATTTTGAAGAGCGACAGGTATGCTTATTACATGGAGTTACTTCATCCGGTAAAACAGAAATCTATATCCGTTTAATTGAAGAAGCGATAAATAAAGGGAAGCAGGCTCTGTACTTGCTACCGGAGATCGCGCTTACTACACAACTAATAAAACGTCTTCAGAATTACTTTGGAGATAAAGTTTTGGTTTATCATAGTAAATACTCTGTAAATGAAAGGGTAGAGATTTATAAAAAAGTATTAGATAATTCTGAAAAAGGAAAAATAGTCATTGGAGCAAGATCCTGTATATTTCTACCGTTTCAGGATTTAGGATTGATTGTGGTAGATGAAGAACATGAGTCTACTTTTAAACAATTTGATCCGGCGCCACGCTACCACGCCAGAGATGCAGCCGTGGTATTGGCGAATATGTTTGAGGCTAACATTGTGTTAGGTTCAGCAACACCTTCTATAGAGTCTTATTTTAATGCGCAGCATAACAAATATTCCCTGGTGGAGTTGAACAGGCGCTACGGAAATGTTTTGATGCCGGAAGTTGAAGTCGTTGATATCAAGACTGCTCATCGTAAAAAGAAAATGACGGGACACTTTTCTGAAAGACTTGTTGAAGAGATCAAGGAAAGTCTTACGGAGGAGGAGCAGGTTATTTTATTTCAGAATAGAAGAGGATTTTCGCCAATTCTTGAATGCAATACTTGTGGACACTCTCCCCAATGTCCTAATTGTGATGTAAGTCTAACCTATCACAGTCATAATAACCAATTGCGTTGTCACTATTGCGGGTATCATATTGCTATGCAACTTCAGTGTATGGCTTGCGGAAGTAATGAGGTTACGACCAAAGGTTTTGGTACAGAGCAGGTGGAAACCGAATTAAAAGCTTTGTTTCCAAAATCTAAGATCGCCAGGATGGATCAGGATACGACTCGTGGAAAACATGCCTATGAAAAAATTATTCAGGCTTTTGAAAATCATGAAACCGATATTTTAATAGGAACACAGATGCTCACCAAAGGGTTGGATTTTAGGAAAGTAAGCCTGGTGGGGATAATGAATGCAGATAATCTTCTAAATTTCCCTGATTTCAGAGCTCATGAAAGAAGTTTCCAGTTAATGCTACAGGTTGCGGGAAGATCTGGGAGAACAAAGAAACGAGGTAAAGTTTTAATACAAACATACAACCCTCATCATCAAATTATTCAGCAGGTTTCAACCGGGGACTATTTAGCAATGTATAAAGAGCAGCTGGAAGATCGGTATCAATATCAATATCCGCCTTATTTCCGATTAATACGGTTAACACTAAAATGTAAGGATTATTCAAAAACTAATGAAGCAGCAGATTGGTTAGCCCGAGCTTTAGAGAATGTATTTGACCGGTACGTTCTTGGGCCAGAGTTTCCACCCGTAGCAAGAATTAGAAATGAGTACTATAAAAATATCCTGATTAAAATCCCTCAAAAGCGATCATTGGGGAAAACAAAAAATATGGTGCACCGTATTTTAAAAAGTTTTAATGCTATTGGAGCGTATAGGTCTGTAAGGGTGGTGGTAAACGTTGATCCACAATAA
- a CDS encoding LytR/AlgR family response regulator transcription factor, giving the protein MEEVLLKCAVVDDSSLQRLSIVKLIKDHPNLKLVAEYNNAIETKNGLLDTETDLIFLDIEMPILSGFELLDNLPNKPQIIFVTGKTKYAFKAFDYDAVDYIHKPVTKDRFNNAVNKAVNLYNLKHQTPVPEDDDFIFVKSNLKNRKVFLGKLKYIQALGDYVKFVTEKDNFVVLATMKSFEEQLPNERFLRTHKSYIVNLEKIERYNSKNIEIDKQKLPLSRHKKTNLVEALSAIQQ; this is encoded by the coding sequence GTGGAAGAAGTTTTACTCAAATGTGCTGTCGTAGACGACTCTAGCCTTCAAAGGCTATCTATCGTCAAATTAATTAAAGACCACCCGAATTTAAAACTGGTAGCTGAATATAATAATGCTATCGAGACTAAAAATGGTTTGTTGGATACCGAAACTGATCTAATTTTCCTGGATATAGAAATGCCAATATTATCTGGATTTGAACTTCTGGATAATCTTCCTAATAAACCGCAAATTATATTCGTAACCGGTAAAACCAAGTACGCATTTAAGGCTTTTGATTATGATGCGGTAGATTATATTCATAAACCCGTTACAAAAGACAGGTTTAACAACGCAGTAAATAAAGCAGTTAATTTATATAACCTGAAACATCAAACCCCGGTTCCGGAAGATGATGATTTTATATTTGTAAAAAGTAATTTAAAGAACAGGAAAGTATTTTTAGGTAAACTGAAATATATTCAGGCTCTTGGTGATTATGTGAAGTTTGTTACTGAAAAAGACAATTTCGTTGTACTTGCGACTATGAAGTCTTTTGAAGAGCAATTACCAAACGAACGCTTTTTACGAACCCATAAATCTTACATTGTAAATCTTGAGAAAATTGAAAGATATAACAGTAAGAATATAGAGATAGATAAGCAAAAACTACCACTTAGTCGTCACAAGAAAACAAACCTTGTGGAAGCACTAAGTGCCATTCAGCAATAA
- the rpsF gene encoding 30S ribosomal protein S6, which yields MNNYETVFILNPVLSDEQIKETVKKYEDFLVSKGAEMVAKEDWGLRKLAYAIQHKKSGFYHLFEYKAPGDAIEPLELEFRREERMMRYLTVKLDKHAIAWAEKRRKRNKEKA from the coding sequence ATGAACAATTATGAAACTGTTTTCATCTTGAATCCCGTTTTATCTGATGAGCAGATAAAGGAGACAGTTAAGAAATACGAAGATTTTCTTGTTTCTAAAGGAGCTGAGATGGTAGCTAAAGAAGATTGGGGCCTAAGAAAACTGGCTTATGCAATCCAACACAAGAAAAGTGGTTTTTATCACTTATTTGAATACAAAGCTCCTGGTGATGCAATTGAGCCGCTAGAGTTAGAATTCAGAAGAGAAGAGCGTATGATGCGTTATTTAACTGTAAAGTTAGACAAGCATGCTATCGCCTGGGCTGAAAAAAGAAGAAAACGTAACAAGGAAAAAGCGTAA
- the rpsR gene encoding 30S ribosomal protein S18, translating into MATSIEQQAKGKKDGEIRYLTPLNIETTKAKKYCRFKRSGIKYIDYKDPDFLMGFVNEQGKLLPRRLTGTSLKFQRKVATAVKRARHLALMPYVGDLLK; encoded by the coding sequence ATGGCAACATCTATTGAACAACAAGCAAAAGGAAAAAAAGACGGAGAGATCAGGTATCTTACTCCTCTTAATATAGAGACTACCAAGGCTAAGAAATACTGTAGGTTTAAAAGATCGGGTATCAAGTATATCGATTATAAAGATCCAGATTTCTTAATGGGCTTTGTAAACGAACAGGGTAAATTGTTACCTCGTCGTTTAACAGGTACTTCTTTGAAGTTCCAGAGAAAAGTGGCTACAGCCGTAAAACGTGCTCGTCACTTAGCATTAATGCCTTACGTAGGTGATTTATTAAAATAA
- the rplI gene encoding 50S ribosomal protein L9, with the protein MEVILKKDVDNLGFKDDLVAVKNGYGRNYLIPHGFAELATPSARKVLSETLKQRAYKEQKHIDEAKKQAEKLNNLEIKITAKAGAGDKLFGSITNGDLADALAKEGVEIEKKYISIAGGNIKRLGQYDATLRFHREVISNFSFDVVGDA; encoded by the coding sequence ATGGAAGTGATACTTAAAAAAGACGTAGATAATTTAGGTTTTAAAGATGATCTTGTAGCTGTTAAGAACGGTTACGGTAGAAACTATCTTATTCCACATGGTTTTGCTGAATTAGCAACTCCTTCTGCAAGAAAAGTTTTATCTGAAACTTTGAAGCAGAGAGCCTATAAAGAACAAAAGCATATTGACGAAGCTAAAAAACAAGCTGAAAAGCTTAATAACCTGGAAATTAAGATTACTGCTAAGGCAGGTGCAGGGGATAAGCTTTTTGGATCCATTACTAATGGAGATTTAGCTGATGCTCTTGCTAAAGAAGGTGTAGAGATCGAAAAGAAATATATTAGCATTGCTGGTGGAAACATCAAACGTTTAGGACAGTATGATGCTACTTTACGTTTTCATCGTGAAGTAATATCTAACTTTTCTTTTGACGTTGTAGGAGACGCTTAA
- a CDS encoding DUF6495 family protein, translated as MKYARLTKEQLEEMHQEFINFLATQSITGDEWQKIKKDKPETAEEELDIFSDLVWEGVLNKVEYLEHFSPNQMFLFHITTATIELIAVKIENEAIDITTREGYQWLQTNLMDDAVNIYTSTRAISDDRNKDIFALIKQGANITQGALYGYFKDVVKG; from the coding sequence ATGAAATACGCACGATTAACAAAGGAGCAGTTAGAAGAAATGCATCAGGAATTCATCAATTTTCTGGCCACACAGTCTATTACTGGAGATGAGTGGCAGAAGATCAAAAAAGATAAACCTGAGACTGCTGAAGAAGAATTAGATATATTTAGTGATCTTGTTTGGGAAGGTGTCTTAAATAAAGTGGAGTATCTGGAACATTTTTCTCCAAATCAGATGTTTCTTTTCCATATCACTACCGCTACGATAGAATTAATAGCGGTGAAGATAGAAAATGAAGCAATAGATATTACTACCAGAGAAGGCTATCAGTGGTTGCAAACTAATTTGATGGACGATGCTGTAAATATTTATACTTCTACCAGAGCAATTAGTGATGATAGAAATAAGGATATTTTTGCCCTTATCAAACAAGGTGCTAATATCACACAAGGAGCGCTTTACGGTTATTTTAAGGATGTAGTTAAGGGATAA
- a CDS encoding ABC transporter permease gives MFSLFRENIRIALNSIRNQSLRTILTVLIIAIGITALVGILSAVSALENTISKDFASMGSNTFNLQRYEFQTQSSRSEDRKVNPVVSYREVMEFKEKFQYPYTETAISFTGTGSAEIKYENEKTDPEISVMGVNEYYLENSGLNVEDGREFNVFDIENNNNVAVIGSDFKDGIFKGFDPVNRTISVRGAKFKVIGVLESKGSTFGNNQDLRVFIPIQHARSIFSLPNINYSLSVKVEDKEVLDAAMDEAIITFRNIRGLSPKEENNFGLERSDDLINRILSITDALNIAAWIISIITIFGSSIALMNIMLVTVTERTREIGVRKALGAKKNTIATQFFLETLVIGQLGGLLGILLGILIGYAVATSLDFDFTTPWKAMFWATGITILVAILAGSYPAAKAAKQDPIESLRYE, from the coding sequence ATGTTTTCACTCTTTAGAGAAAATATAAGGATAGCCCTTAATTCTATCAGAAATCAATCCCTTAGAACCATTCTTACGGTTCTAATTATCGCTATTGGTATTACGGCGCTAGTGGGCATTCTAAGTGCTGTCTCGGCACTGGAGAACACCATTAGTAAAGATTTTGCTTCTATGGGTTCCAATACCTTTAATCTGCAACGATATGAATTCCAAACACAGAGTTCCCGTAGTGAGGACAGAAAAGTGAATCCTGTAGTAAGTTATCGTGAAGTGATGGAGTTTAAAGAAAAATTTCAATACCCATATACAGAAACGGCCATTTCTTTCACAGGAACCGGATCTGCAGAAATTAAATATGAAAATGAAAAGACCGATCCCGAAATTTCGGTAATGGGAGTTAATGAATATTATCTCGAAAATTCCGGATTAAACGTTGAAGATGGAAGAGAATTTAACGTTTTTGATATTGAGAATAATAATAATGTTGCTGTTATAGGTTCAGATTTTAAAGATGGAATTTTTAAAGGTTTCGATCCTGTAAACCGAACTATTAGTGTTCGCGGCGCAAAATTTAAGGTTATCGGGGTATTGGAGTCAAAAGGAAGTACTTTTGGAAACAACCAGGATCTTCGGGTATTTATACCTATTCAGCATGCTCGTTCTATTTTTTCACTACCAAACATCAATTATAGTTTAAGCGTCAAAGTGGAAGATAAAGAAGTGCTGGATGCGGCGATGGATGAAGCAATTATCACCTTTAGAAATATTCGCGGATTAAGTCCAAAAGAAGAAAATAACTTCGGATTGGAAAGAAGCGATGATCTTATTAACCGAATTCTTTCGATAACGGATGCCCTCAATATTGCAGCCTGGATCATCTCCATAATTACCATTTTCGGGTCTTCTATAGCTCTGATGAATATTATGCTGGTTACGGTAACAGAAAGAACCCGTGAAATCGGGGTTCGGAAGGCATTGGGAGCTAAGAAAAATACGATTGCCACCCAGTTCTTTTTAGAAACGCTGGTTATTGGTCAACTTGGGGGACTATTAGGGATATTACTTGGAATTCTTATTGGTTATGCTGTTGCAACCTCTCTTGACTTTGATTTTACCACACCTTGGAAAGCCATGTTCTGGGCCACGGGAATTACCATTCTAGTAGCAATCCTTGCGGGAAGTTATCCAGCAGCCAAAGCTGCAAAACAAGATCCTATCGAGTCACTTAGATATGAATAA
- the hisS gene encoding histidine--tRNA ligase produces MAQKPSIPKGTRDFSPEEVAKRNYIFNTIQTEFKGFGFQPIETPSFENSSTLMGKYGDEGDRLIFKILNSGDFLKKADKDALANSDSLKLTSSISEKALRYDLTVPFARYVVQHQNEIEFPFKRYQIQPVWRADRPQKGRFREFFQCDADVVGSNSLWQEVEFVQLYDAVFNKLGLEGVTIKINNRKVLSGFAEVIGEQDKLIDFTVALDKLDKIGEEGVKKEMREKGISEEALNKIQPIFNLNGNFAEKIEGLKTILEGSETGQKGIEELQFIQNAIEEMPLSVAKLDLDVTLARGLNYYTGAIFEVAAPENVKMGSIGGGGRYDDLTGIFGLKDMSGIGISFGLDRIYLVLEELGLFPATVTENTKVLFINFGEKEALYAMKAVKRLREENIIAELYPDSAKMGKQMKYADKRSIPYVVLAGEEEINDKKFTLKHMKSGEQSNLDFNGLSGALK; encoded by the coding sequence ATGGCACAAAAACCGTCTATACCAAAAGGTACGAGAGATTTTTCACCGGAAGAAGTCGCAAAGAGAAATTATATTTTTAATACCATCCAAACAGAATTTAAAGGCTTCGGATTTCAGCCAATTGAAACCCCAAGTTTTGAAAATTCTTCCACCCTTATGGGGAAATATGGAGATGAAGGTGACCGCCTGATTTTTAAAATCCTGAATTCAGGAGATTTCCTTAAAAAAGCTGATAAGGACGCCTTGGCTAATAGCGATAGTCTAAAACTAACTTCTTCTATTAGTGAGAAAGCTTTGCGTTATGATCTTACGGTTCCATTTGCGCGATATGTGGTACAACATCAAAATGAAATTGAATTCCCGTTTAAAAGATACCAGATCCAACCTGTTTGGAGGGCAGATCGTCCTCAAAAAGGAAGATTTAGAGAATTTTTTCAGTGTGATGCAGATGTAGTTGGAAGCAATAGTCTTTGGCAGGAAGTGGAGTTTGTTCAGTTATACGACGCTGTTTTTAATAAGCTTGGTTTAGAAGGAGTGACGATTAAGATCAATAATCGTAAGGTTCTTTCCGGTTTTGCTGAAGTGATCGGGGAGCAGGATAAATTAATCGATTTTACGGTTGCCCTGGACAAGCTTGACAAAATAGGTGAGGAGGGAGTTAAAAAGGAAATGCGTGAAAAAGGTATTTCTGAAGAGGCATTAAACAAGATTCAGCCAATTTTTAATCTAAATGGAAATTTTGCTGAAAAGATAGAAGGATTAAAAACTATTTTGGAAGGTTCTGAAACAGGACAGAAAGGAATTGAAGAATTGCAGTTTATTCAAAATGCGATTGAAGAAATGCCATTATCGGTGGCAAAACTTGATTTAGATGTCACCCTGGCTCGCGGACTCAATTATTATACAGGAGCAATTTTTGAAGTTGCCGCTCCCGAAAATGTAAAAATGGGCTCTATTGGTGGTGGAGGTCGTTACGACGATCTAACAGGTATTTTTGGATTGAAAGATATGAGTGGAATAGGAATTTCCTTCGGACTTGATAGAATATATCTTGTACTGGAAGAGCTTGGACTTTTCCCGGCTACGGTTACTGAAAATACAAAAGTTCTGTTTATCAATTTTGGAGAAAAAGAAGCGCTTTATGCTATGAAGGCAGTCAAAAGGCTTAGAGAGGAAAATATTATCGCAGAGTTGTATCCAGATTCAGCCAAGATGGGAAAACAAATGAAATATGCCGATAAAAGAAGTATTCCTTATGTGGTTCTAGCCGGGGAAGAGGAAATAAACGATAAAAAGTTCACTCTAAAGCATATGAAATCGGGAGAACAATCAAATTTAGATTTTAACGGACTTTCGGGTGCTCTTAAATAA
- a CDS encoding aldo/keto reductase, which produces MEKKLLGNTKLETAPIIFGGNVFGWTANEKESFELMDQFLDMGFNMIDSADVYSRWAKGNSGGESESIIGKYMKARGNRHKLTIATKVGSSMQQGGDKNISKTHILKAVEDSLRRLQTDHIDLYFTHWDDDKTPVEETLEAYQKLIDQGKVRYIGASNLSPERLKASLEASKTEGLPKYEVFQPEYSLMVRDKFEGDIQEICKKNNLGVTSYFSLASGFLTGKYDNLEGIKGTEREQFLKEYFNDRGKKVLKALKDISDHHNISQAGIALRWIIQRPGVTAPIASTTKPDHFKSFKEAISFELTSEEMTMLNNASS; this is translated from the coding sequence ATGGAAAAGAAGCTATTAGGAAATACAAAACTTGAAACTGCTCCAATTATTTTTGGGGGAAATGTATTCGGATGGACAGCAAATGAAAAGGAATCTTTTGAATTGATGGACCAGTTTCTGGATATGGGATTCAATATGATTGATAGTGCCGATGTATATTCGCGATGGGCAAAAGGAAATTCTGGCGGTGAATCTGAAAGCATCATTGGAAAATATATGAAAGCCCGGGGAAATCGGCATAAACTCACGATCGCTACTAAGGTTGGTTCCAGTATGCAACAAGGTGGGGATAAAAACATCTCAAAAACTCATATTCTAAAAGCAGTAGAAGACTCCTTGAGACGTCTCCAAACCGATCATATTGATCTTTATTTCACGCATTGGGATGATGACAAGACACCTGTGGAAGAAACTTTGGAAGCTTACCAGAAACTTATAGACCAGGGAAAGGTGAGATATATTGGCGCTTCTAATCTATCTCCTGAAAGACTTAAAGCTTCACTTGAAGCCTCAAAAACGGAAGGCTTACCGAAATACGAGGTTTTTCAGCCGGAATATAGTTTAATGGTTAGAGATAAATTTGAAGGTGACATACAGGAGATCTGCAAAAAGAATAATTTGGGGGTCACGAGCTACTTCTCACTAGCAAGCGGATTTCTAACAGGAAAATATGATAATTTAGAAGGTATAAAAGGAACTGAAAGAGAGCAGTTTTTGAAAGAATATTTTAATGATCGTGGTAAAAAAGTTTTAAAAGCTCTAAAGGATATTTCAGATCATCATAATATATCCCAGGCGGGTATTGCTTTACGATGGATTATTCAACGTCCGGGAGTCACCGCCCCTATTGCCAGTACTACAAAACCGGATCATTTCAAATCTTTTAAAGAAGCTATTTCTTTTGAATTAACTTCAGAAGAAATGACGATGCTCAATAACGCCAGTTCTTAA
- a CDS encoding TerC family protein, with translation MQNFLLSFLFIQANPASASPEIDTWIWIAFAAFIVLLLIVDLKLVMRNPHKINTREAAWYSAGWISLGVAFTGVIAWWQGTGAAGEYITGYLIEKSLSMDNVFLWAVLFTYFKVPKEFQHKVLFWGIFGALVLRVAFILGGIALIEKFHWIIYVFGAFLLFTAYKIFKSKTSGTDPENNRIFKWAKKIIPQTNKYVEDKFFVIENGKRLATPLFVVLVIVELTDIIFALDSIPAILAVTRDKFIVISSNAFAILGLRALYFLLADMKDRFVFLNEGLAIILAFVGVKFLVSEQVEIPIWISLVFIAVILTGSILLSLRHKPKS, from the coding sequence ATGCAGAATTTCCTACTTTCCTTTCTATTTATACAGGCAAACCCAGCGTCTGCAAGTCCTGAAATTGATACCTGGATATGGATTGCTTTTGCTGCTTTTATAGTGCTGCTTCTTATAGTAGATTTAAAGCTCGTAATGCGTAATCCTCATAAAATAAACACCCGGGAAGCTGCATGGTATAGCGCTGGCTGGATTAGCCTGGGAGTTGCTTTTACAGGAGTCATCGCGTGGTGGCAGGGAACCGGAGCTGCAGGGGAATATATTACCGGGTATCTTATTGAGAAGTCCCTTTCTATGGACAATGTATTCTTATGGGCGGTGTTGTTCACCTATTTTAAAGTTCCGAAAGAATTTCAGCATAAGGTTTTATTTTGGGGAATTTTTGGTGCTTTGGTTTTAAGAGTCGCTTTTATTCTCGGCGGAATCGCATTAATAGAAAAATTTCACTGGATCATCTACGTTTTTGGAGCCTTTCTATTATTCACTGCTTATAAGATCTTTAAAAGTAAAACCTCCGGAACCGATCCTGAAAACAACCGGATATTTAAATGGGCTAAGAAAATAATCCCACAAACCAATAAGTACGTAGAAGATAAGTTTTTCGTCATTGAAAATGGTAAGCGTCTTGCAACTCCGTTGTTTGTAGTATTAGTGATCGTAGAACTCACCGATATTATCTTCGCATTAGACTCTATTCCCGCTATACTCGCAGTAACAAGAGATAAGTTTATTGTTATAAGTTCAAATGCTTTCGCGATTCTGGGACTTAGGGCTTTGTACTTTTTACTTGCAGATATGAAAGATCGTTTTGTTTTTTTGAATGAAGGTCTTGCGATTATTCTCGCATTTGTAGGAGTGAAATTTCTAGTAAGCGAACAAGTTGAAATTCCAATCTGGATATCTCTGGTTTTTATAGCTGTCATTCTTACCGGCTCCATTCTGTTGTCATTAAGGCATAAACCCAAATCTTAA
- a CDS encoding DUF302 domain-containing protein produces MKYYFDKTITGEFEEVIDKVTGKLEEEGFGVLTEINVTETLKKKLDVDFKKYRILGACNAPYAHKALKAEDKIGTMLPCNIIVQELENGKIEVAAVNPMASMQAVKNDDLEMIAIEIGEKLEKIIRGL; encoded by the coding sequence ATGAAATATTATTTCGATAAAACGATTACTGGAGAGTTTGAAGAGGTTATTGATAAAGTGACCGGGAAACTGGAGGAAGAAGGCTTCGGCGTATTAACAGAAATTAATGTTACCGAAACTCTTAAGAAAAAACTTGATGTAGATTTTAAAAAATATCGCATTCTGGGAGCCTGTAACGCCCCATATGCGCATAAGGCTTTAAAGGCTGAAGATAAAATTGGTACCATGCTGCCTTGCAATATAATTGTTCAGGAATTAGAAAACGGGAAAATTGAAGTCGCGGCAGTAAATCCTATGGCTTCCATGCAGGCTGTAAAGAATGATGACTTAGAAATGATCGCTATAGAAATTGGAGAGAAGCTGGAGAAAATTATACGTGGGTTATAA
- a CDS encoding DoxX family protein, producing the protein MKARILVSYRSVQLLRILLSGIFLVASFNHILNLEKTIKRIDQARFKGIAYFFGNPEYLVIISGIVMMIAGFCLLIGYKSRWAAMALAAVIIPITLTVQVGQIHTLGPLFKNIAILGGLLFFILNDIQTFKKQEP; encoded by the coding sequence ATGAAAGCAAGAATTTTAGTTTCCTATAGATCGGTACAGCTATTGCGCATTTTACTGAGTGGAATATTCTTAGTGGCGAGTTTTAACCATATTTTAAATTTGGAAAAAACAATCAAGCGTATAGACCAGGCAAGGTTTAAAGGAATTGCCTATTTTTTTGGTAATCCGGAATACCTGGTAATTATATCAGGCATCGTAATGATGATAGCAGGCTTTTGCCTTCTGATTGGGTACAAAAGCCGGTGGGCTGCAATGGCACTGGCAGCAGTTATTATTCCCATAACCCTAACCGTTCAGGTAGGCCAAATACATACTTTAGGCCCTCTCTTTAAAAATATTGCAATTCTGGGAGGACTCCTATTTTTTATATTAAACGATATACAAACTTTTAAAAAACAAGAACCATGA
- a CDS encoding DsrE family protein, whose amino-acid sequence MKKLILGLFILTLTFTNVLNAQTSKQDQHSHNYVVLTKKIPQLQPIILTAEALAKEDGKSFGDFQAIICGKTVQDIKDNEMMKDFIEKAEKAHVKIVVCGFSLKKFKVNKKDIPIELEVVDNGILHDFQLQKKGYLSIEL is encoded by the coding sequence ATGAAAAAGCTAATTTTAGGATTATTTATCCTTACACTTACATTCACGAATGTATTAAACGCGCAAACCTCAAAACAGGATCAGCATTCACATAATTATGTGGTGCTCACTAAAAAGATCCCCCAACTCCAGCCAATAATTTTAACGGCTGAGGCTCTGGCGAAAGAAGATGGAAAGAGTTTTGGCGATTTTCAGGCGATTATCTGCGGAAAAACCGTACAAGACATTAAGGATAACGAAATGATGAAAGACTTTATTGAAAAAGCTGAAAAAGCGCACGTGAAAATCGTTGTATGCGGATTTTCTTTAAAAAAGTTTAAAGTGAATAAAAAAGATATCCCTATCGAGCTGGAAGTTGTGGACAATGGAATCTTACATGATTTTCAACTTCAGAAGAAAGGATATTTAAGTATAGAACTCTAA